One Gimesia aquarii DNA segment encodes these proteins:
- the ssb gene encoding single-stranded DNA-binding protein translates to MASFNKVILVGNLTRDPQVRYTPGGSAVAEVGLAVNRSWFDKNSNSRKEETTFVDVTLWGRTAEVASEYLTKGRSVLIEGRLQLDQWDDKESGQKRSKLKVVGENMTMLGGRGESGGGGGGRSGGGHASGGNTPAQGGAANAADSFYDDAPSGGGMPDDDVPF, encoded by the coding sequence ATGGCCAGTTTTAACAAAGTTATATTAGTCGGTAATTTAACACGAGATCCTCAGGTGCGCTACACACCAGGGGGAAGTGCGGTTGCTGAAGTTGGGCTTGCCGTCAATCGTAGTTGGTTTGATAAGAACTCCAATTCCCGCAAGGAAGAGACAACTTTCGTTGATGTCACGCTATGGGGGCGCACTGCAGAAGTTGCCAGTGAATATCTGACAAAGGGACGTTCTGTTCTAATTGAAGGTCGTTTACAACTTGACCAGTGGGATGATAAAGAGTCAGGTCAAAAACGTAGTAAGCTCAAAGTGGTTGGCGAGAATATGACGATGCTGGGAGGCCGAGGTGAATCTGGTGGTGGAGGCGGTGGCAGATCCGGTGGTGGACATGCTTCCGGAGGCAACACGCCTGCTCAAGGTGGTGCCGCCAACGCTGCTGATTCATTTTATGATGACGCACCCAGTGGTGGTGGAATGCCCGATGACGATGTTCCTTTCTAA
- the argJ gene encoding bifunctional glutamate N-acetyltransferase/amino-acid acetyltransferase ArgJ, which translates to MTAELSLPQGFRAAGLASGIKEDKSIFDLSLFVSDAACCGAGVFTKNQVCGAPVKVSRERVPSDSIRAVIINSGNANACTGDRGIEDARWMTSQVANGLEISEEEVLVCSTGIIGHFLPRSPLEQGIPKVIQQLDSDSQAFLDAARGMMTTDTVPKQSTRLLTIRGNTVRVSGVAKGAAMIAPNMATMLALIMTDAPLSTSQTDQMLRHAVNRSFNCVSVEGHTSTSDTVVLMANGAAEVEELNEQELNQLQSVIDEVAMELGQAIIRDAEGADHFITIEVSGTKQRSEAFEIAQTIANDALVKTAITGSDPNWGRIVSAIGRTTVKLNEQDVILSINGTLIYENGLPADFDEQAVSEGMRQNRDVLIQVRFPFGDESTVFWTSDLTQEYVRLNSEYTT; encoded by the coding sequence TTGACTGCTGAATTAAGTTTACCCCAGGGGTTTCGAGCTGCTGGTCTGGCCAGTGGAATTAAAGAAGACAAATCGATTTTTGATTTATCTTTGTTTGTGTCTGATGCGGCTTGCTGTGGTGCTGGTGTATTTACAAAAAATCAAGTGTGTGGTGCACCAGTCAAAGTGTCTCGCGAACGCGTTCCCTCTGATTCTATTCGAGCGGTCATTATCAATTCCGGCAATGCCAATGCCTGTACCGGAGACCGGGGAATTGAAGATGCGCGTTGGATGACCAGTCAGGTAGCCAATGGTCTGGAAATCAGTGAAGAAGAAGTACTGGTTTGTTCCACAGGAATCATTGGACACTTTTTACCTCGTTCACCGCTTGAACAAGGGATTCCCAAAGTCATTCAGCAATTAGACTCTGATTCGCAGGCGTTTTTAGACGCAGCACGTGGGATGATGACTACGGATACGGTTCCCAAGCAGTCAACTCGTTTATTGACAATCAGGGGTAACACGGTACGCGTGAGTGGTGTCGCGAAAGGAGCGGCGATGATTGCCCCTAATATGGCGACAATGTTAGCGTTAATTATGACTGATGCTCCTCTCAGCACATCACAGACGGATCAGATGCTGCGCCATGCTGTGAATCGAAGCTTCAATTGTGTTTCGGTGGAAGGACATACCAGCACGAGTGATACTGTGGTCTTGATGGCCAATGGCGCAGCAGAAGTTGAGGAATTGAACGAACAGGAACTGAACCAGTTACAGTCTGTCATTGATGAAGTTGCGATGGAGTTGGGGCAGGCTATTATTCGAGATGCTGAAGGGGCTGATCACTTCATTACGATTGAAGTCTCTGGTACGAAGCAGCGATCGGAAGCATTCGAAATTGCTCAAACGATTGCCAATGACGCTTTGGTGAAAACTGCGATTACCGGTTCGGATCCGAATTGGGGACGAATTGTATCAGCAATCGGACGAACCACAGTCAAGCTAAATGAGCAGGATGTTATTCTTTCTATCAATGGTACTTTGATTTATGAAAATGGACTACCTGCTGATTTTGATGAGCAAGCAGTGTCAGAGGGTATGCGGCAAAATCGAGATGTGTTAATCCAGGTTCGATTTCCGTTCGGTGATGAATCGACTGTGTTCTGGACCAGTGATCTGACTCAGGAATATGTACGCCTGAATTCTGAATATACGACGTAA
- the dnaB gene encoding replicative DNA helicase produces MSFAGKKNFRGSKPESVEELFGKVPPQNLDAEKGVLGSILLDNIVIDDLVQIVKANHFYSEKNSRIYAAVLRLHDSGVRGIDALTVAEELDSKGELEEAGGVLYLHEILESVPHAAHAEYYAKIVRDKSVQRTLIHSCTEIIRESYAPQGDTLDVLNKAEQSIFSILEQQGEGDKLEIKDILMETFDRIHERSQKEGMLTGLTTGFIDLDTQINGFQPSELIILAARPSMGKTALVCNIAESAADDGGAATIIFSLEQSKLELAERFLCIRSGVNGHSLRAGDLEDDERHRLIEASSELSECPLFIDDKPGRTIQEISAICRRLKRLNNLGLIIIDYLQLIEPEDKATPREQQIAQITRRLKGLCKELNVPIIALAQLNRGVELREDKRPRLADLRESGAIEQDADLIMFLHRPDAYDPEDHPGLAEVIVAKHRSGPTGIVNLTWMKESMRFGNYSNLDVPEGGYMGDDGGGFG; encoded by the coding sequence ATGTCATTTGCCGGAAAAAAGAATTTTCGCGGCTCTAAACCGGAATCTGTCGAAGAGTTGTTCGGCAAAGTACCTCCTCAAAATCTGGATGCAGAAAAGGGAGTATTGGGCAGCATTCTTTTGGATAATATTGTGATTGACGATCTAGTTCAGATTGTCAAAGCCAATCACTTTTATAGCGAGAAGAATTCCCGAATTTATGCTGCCGTTTTACGATTACATGATTCTGGTGTTCGTGGGATTGACGCACTTACTGTCGCAGAAGAACTCGACTCGAAAGGCGAGCTCGAAGAAGCGGGTGGGGTTCTTTATTTACATGAAATTCTGGAAAGTGTTCCGCATGCGGCCCATGCAGAATATTATGCTAAAATTGTCAGGGACAAATCGGTCCAACGCACTCTGATTCATTCCTGCACGGAAATCATTCGAGAAAGTTATGCACCACAGGGAGACACACTGGATGTCTTAAATAAAGCAGAGCAGAGTATCTTCAGCATCTTGGAACAACAGGGGGAAGGTGATAAGCTCGAGATCAAAGATATCCTGATGGAAACCTTTGATCGAATTCATGAACGGTCACAAAAAGAAGGGATGCTTACCGGATTAACGACTGGTTTCATTGATCTTGATACGCAGATTAATGGATTCCAACCTTCTGAGTTGATCATTCTGGCGGCACGCCCCAGTATGGGAAAGACGGCGCTGGTTTGTAACATTGCAGAATCAGCGGCCGATGATGGCGGAGCTGCGACCATCATTTTCAGTCTGGAACAGTCCAAACTCGAACTCGCTGAACGATTTCTTTGTATTCGCTCGGGCGTGAATGGTCATTCTTTACGAGCTGGTGACCTGGAAGATGACGAGCGACATCGTTTGATTGAAGCTTCGTCCGAACTCAGCGAGTGCCCCTTGTTTATTGATGATAAACCAGGACGTACCATACAGGAAATCAGCGCGATCTGTCGCCGATTGAAACGACTCAATAACCTCGGTTTGATCATTATCGACTATTTACAATTGATCGAACCGGAAGATAAAGCGACGCCTCGCGAACAGCAGATTGCGCAGATTACCCGTCGACTCAAGGGGCTTTGTAAGGAATTGAATGTTCCGATCATCGCCTTAGCTCAGTTAAACCGTGGTGTGGAATTACGCGAAGACAAACGTCCTCGTCTGGCTGACCTGCGTGAGAGTGGTGCCATCGAACAGGATGCCGACTTGATTATGTTCCTGCACCGCCCGGACGCTTACGATCCCGAAGATCATCCCGGTCTGGCGGAAGTGATCGTCGCCAAGCACCGTAGTGGACCGACCGGCATTGTCAACTTAACCTGGATGAAAGAGTCGATGCGCTTTGGAAACTATTCCAATCTGGATGTTCCCGAAGGAGGCTACATGGGCGACGATGGCGGTGGATTCGGTTAA
- the rplI gene encoding 50S ribosomal protein L9 — translation MVRKRRSTSVIGSSKSSVDVLLAEKVNHLGDQGDIVRVKPGYARNFLLPYGLATIATEHNERMVVQHQKRLAELEKDRLKSLKALAEKLSKHSVTMEANANEDGHLYGSIVAVDISKSLKEGGFDVDAEGVRLEGPLKELGMYTVKLQLHEKVKTEVKVWVVPAAEKK, via the coding sequence ATGGTTCGCAAACGACGTAGTACCTCTGTTATTGGTAGTTCAAAATCATCTGTTGATGTTTTGTTAGCAGAAAAAGTCAATCACCTTGGCGATCAAGGTGATATTGTACGAGTGAAGCCAGGCTATGCTCGTAACTTTTTGTTGCCTTATGGTTTGGCGACAATTGCTACTGAACACAATGAGCGTATGGTCGTTCAGCATCAGAAACGACTGGCAGAACTGGAAAAAGATCGACTCAAATCCTTGAAAGCACTCGCAGAAAAACTGAGTAAGCACAGTGTGACAATGGAAGCAAATGCCAACGAAGATGGTCATCTCTATGGGTCCATCGTTGCCGTTGATATCAGTAAGTCCCTGAAAGAGGGGGGCTTTGATGTTGATGCGGAAGGTGTTCGTCTGGAAGGTCCTCTCAAGGAATTAGGGATGTACACTGTCAAATTGCAGTTACACGAAAAAGTAAAAACAGAGGTTAAGGTTTGGGTTGTGCCTGCTGCCGAGAAAAAATAA
- a CDS encoding PQQ-binding-like beta-propeller repeat protein, whose product MHSFNRILIIALIVSTCQAFPQMTHAQAADEKDEVFEHNEPNQQAKPLNELKKIIQGWFGQAKPARVQLASPTTKSKDHAHYRFPQDLEQERRFKSTQQLIDDQQWEAAREKLQLMLENSLNLPVHVKGHRALITDRELIYQLLERLPAEEREKFNRQYHALAEKLFTDAQLNQASPEIYAEIATRFATTTFGFKAMNYLVSYHIDRGEFGLAELYIQRLLKYRAPITESSQWRTKAAFVLKQTGKQSLIAELLSSGRDATQTDETIEIAGSLQIPEEWLSKQVVLNLASNLLLDEWPMLLGSPNRSARAQNADPLLIPRWSSGITSNHSIQSQLKLIQDDLQSLNRATIPALPALAINGKIVFRTLKGVQVLNAQTGDPLWESALENSPEASYIASQLKGVNIPQARGLFDPVPAKQTLAAYTGTNPDHHALTSLIFRNANWGSQSSDGQHLFIIENMRLNFQSSPSYRSFNRFGRRNNSSQRTLWSSNQIVAYDLKSGQPAWKVGGTKFDEPFDLPLAGTFFFGAPTPAGNELYVVGERDREIRVYALDPQTGEERWSQQIGNPDQDIETDMVRRWWIAPVTVDQGVLICPTNIGLLTAIDRLNHSILWSTQYASVPTNHSGNRFNRISQTAVETLGQRWCPSAPVISKNKVIYTPPDEKALICLDLITGTPCWTKRAKETFLYLAGVVDDHILLVGLNGVTSISLTNGKKIWNKAFQSSAGPPSGQSVIADKRLHVPLQSGQVWTFDVDSGKVINKIFSTKDAPPLGNLIIYEGQFLSLSGSGLVSYEQKETFEAKIKQIKEENSQSSLALYKESKLLMMSHRYQDALAKLEQIDILELPTKHRQNFHDLIVNCLSSLIRSDFQKYDQLVNQLSQRVRSEKERIELKRLLIERFIVRQQHTDALDLILELSNAPEETFFQTASTELRIDYWLASKALELWNQTGPSNREQITSKISLRAQQILGAEPLQQKRFLNQFGFHDAALPVLKQLIESALQSDQFYEAELWLTRLMKHKSPQVSAQALARMVDLCLKFNLTQDAGYYLDQLSQYDQSLTILDNRTIDQFLKQKRSRLNSDFEKNKHNPWQPQKLKLIVAGSDRSRSRYYSSRRLPLNTKASSLPFYQSRTLAVSSKENRLTMSMPYNNRLIWSTPLRSSLGSRSSSLNESEIVGHNLILQHRDMLHFYNLVDQKLIWSKKLEKKRTSGYYSNSYTRLRPAHLASATTLLHQHHPSIAVRTKGMIAAANADYTCYYSRRKIVLVDTRTGKVRWTHDNLDQETRVLGDDRLIYLVTRDRVTRKILRVSDGQQTDLKNINHSLQNVIYQNDSAFVAIESESNGKKKEQTSIYSFHSQSTEHLWDLDFPKDSLFGIFDYHYLSVLSPSGELFLVDLRTGKKSVLESIPPAELKKYRNFYLISDGKYIYFVTHSQSSNSISVNAPSIPINGVLYVFDRQTGKKIWNQSFKKQHLVLNTQNLLPVILLVSRDYKRTGNRATSIVHLQAVDKQTGKNLLTWKAPLGSNIHTVAVDQRQKIIEILTHNARIRLYDTDVLANGAPIAPVLEQLPEKN is encoded by the coding sequence ATGCATTCATTTAATCGAATTCTGATAATTGCCCTAATTGTCTCAACCTGCCAGGCCTTTCCACAAATGACTCATGCGCAGGCAGCTGACGAGAAAGATGAAGTCTTTGAGCACAATGAACCCAACCAACAAGCTAAGCCTCTGAATGAATTAAAAAAGATCATTCAAGGCTGGTTCGGTCAGGCCAAGCCGGCTCGAGTGCAGTTGGCAAGTCCGACCACAAAATCAAAAGACCATGCACACTATCGTTTCCCTCAAGACCTGGAACAGGAACGGCGATTTAAAAGCACCCAACAATTGATTGATGACCAGCAATGGGAGGCAGCCCGGGAAAAACTGCAACTGATGCTTGAAAACAGCCTCAATCTCCCAGTGCATGTGAAGGGTCATCGCGCTTTAATCACTGATCGGGAATTAATCTATCAACTTCTGGAACGCCTACCTGCTGAAGAACGTGAGAAATTCAATCGCCAGTATCACGCATTGGCAGAAAAACTGTTTACCGATGCCCAATTAAATCAAGCGTCTCCGGAAATCTATGCGGAGATTGCTACTCGATTTGCTACAACAACCTTCGGTTTTAAGGCAATGAACTATCTCGTTTCGTATCACATCGACCGGGGTGAATTCGGCCTGGCTGAGCTATACATACAACGGCTCTTGAAATATCGGGCGCCGATTACAGAATCTTCTCAGTGGAGAACCAAAGCCGCCTTTGTTCTTAAACAAACAGGAAAGCAATCCCTGATCGCAGAATTATTGAGCTCCGGAAGAGACGCCACACAAACAGATGAGACAATCGAAATTGCAGGTAGCCTGCAAATTCCTGAAGAATGGCTGAGCAAGCAAGTTGTCCTTAATTTAGCTTCGAACCTGCTACTCGATGAATGGCCAATGCTGTTAGGGTCACCCAACCGCTCTGCGCGTGCACAGAATGCAGACCCACTGCTGATACCCCGCTGGTCATCAGGCATCACTTCAAATCATTCGATCCAATCACAGTTAAAACTCATCCAGGATGATTTACAAAGTTTAAATCGCGCTACAATTCCCGCACTCCCCGCACTGGCGATCAACGGGAAAATTGTGTTCCGCACTCTGAAGGGGGTTCAGGTTCTCAATGCCCAAACAGGAGATCCCCTTTGGGAGTCCGCGCTCGAAAACTCTCCGGAAGCATCATATATTGCATCACAACTAAAAGGAGTGAATATCCCTCAAGCACGCGGTCTGTTTGATCCCGTTCCCGCGAAACAAACGCTGGCTGCCTATACTGGTACTAATCCAGACCATCATGCGTTGACCAGCTTAATCTTTAGAAATGCCAATTGGGGTAGTCAGAGTAGTGATGGCCAACATCTATTTATTATCGAAAACATGCGATTGAACTTTCAATCTTCTCCATCCTATCGCAGTTTTAACCGCTTTGGCCGAAGGAACAATTCATCGCAACGCACTTTGTGGTCATCGAATCAAATCGTCGCCTATGATTTAAAATCGGGACAACCGGCCTGGAAAGTGGGTGGCACGAAATTTGATGAACCCTTTGATCTACCTCTGGCGGGAACGTTTTTCTTTGGCGCACCTACGCCAGCAGGCAATGAACTTTATGTCGTTGGTGAACGAGATCGGGAAATTCGTGTTTATGCTCTCGACCCACAAACTGGTGAAGAACGCTGGTCGCAACAGATCGGCAATCCAGACCAGGACATAGAAACTGATATGGTCAGACGCTGGTGGATTGCGCCAGTGACCGTCGATCAAGGGGTACTGATCTGTCCTACAAACATTGGCCTGCTGACCGCCATTGATCGACTAAATCACTCAATTCTGTGGTCAACACAATACGCCAGTGTACCAACAAATCATTCTGGGAATCGTTTTAATCGTATTAGCCAGACAGCCGTTGAAACGCTCGGGCAACGCTGGTGCCCTTCAGCTCCTGTGATTTCCAAAAACAAAGTAATTTATACTCCACCCGATGAAAAAGCTTTGATTTGTCTCGATCTAATCACGGGAACCCCCTGTTGGACAAAACGGGCTAAAGAAACTTTTCTGTACTTAGCAGGTGTTGTAGATGATCACATTCTATTGGTTGGCTTGAACGGGGTCACATCAATCTCTCTGACGAACGGTAAAAAGATCTGGAATAAAGCATTCCAAAGTTCAGCTGGTCCCCCTTCCGGGCAGTCTGTGATTGCAGACAAACGCTTGCATGTTCCGTTGCAAAGTGGTCAGGTATGGACGTTTGACGTCGACTCGGGAAAGGTGATTAATAAAATCTTCAGCACAAAAGATGCGCCGCCTTTAGGCAATTTAATTATTTATGAAGGACAATTTCTGTCGCTCAGCGGGTCTGGTCTGGTTAGTTATGAACAAAAAGAGACTTTCGAAGCAAAAATCAAGCAGATCAAGGAAGAAAACTCGCAAAGTTCATTAGCTCTGTATAAAGAATCTAAATTGTTGATGATGAGCCATCGCTACCAGGACGCTCTGGCTAAACTGGAACAAATTGATATTCTGGAACTTCCAACCAAACATCGGCAGAACTTTCATGATTTAATCGTGAACTGCTTAAGTTCCCTGATTCGATCTGATTTTCAAAAATATGATCAACTCGTTAACCAGCTAAGCCAACGTGTCCGTTCAGAGAAAGAACGCATCGAACTGAAAAGATTACTTATTGAGCGTTTCATTGTCAGACAACAGCATACCGATGCTCTTGACCTCATATTGGAATTGTCAAACGCCCCTGAAGAAACGTTTTTTCAAACTGCGAGTACGGAATTACGTATTGACTATTGGCTTGCTAGTAAAGCCTTGGAACTCTGGAATCAGACAGGCCCATCGAACCGCGAACAGATTACCTCGAAAATCAGCCTCAGAGCGCAACAAATCTTAGGTGCTGAACCATTACAACAAAAACGATTCCTCAATCAATTTGGATTTCATGATGCCGCTCTTCCCGTCCTGAAACAATTAATCGAATCGGCACTGCAATCCGACCAATTCTATGAAGCAGAATTGTGGCTCACTCGACTGATGAAGCACAAAAGCCCACAAGTTTCAGCGCAAGCTCTGGCCCGCATGGTAGACCTTTGCTTGAAATTCAATTTGACTCAGGATGCCGGATACTACCTGGATCAGCTTTCACAATACGATCAAAGTCTGACAATTTTGGACAACAGAACCATTGATCAATTTCTGAAGCAGAAGCGAAGCAGGCTGAATTCCGATTTTGAAAAAAACAAACATAATCCCTGGCAACCCCAAAAACTCAAACTGATTGTCGCCGGCTCAGACAGATCACGGTCCAGGTATTATTCTTCCAGAAGACTTCCACTCAATACGAAAGCATCCAGTTTACCTTTCTACCAGTCAAGAACACTTGCAGTCAGCTCAAAAGAAAACCGCCTGACGATGAGCATGCCTTATAACAATCGCTTAATCTGGTCGACGCCTTTACGGTCTTCACTGGGGTCACGTTCATCGAGCTTGAATGAAAGTGAAATTGTAGGCCATAACTTAATTCTTCAACATCGCGATATGCTGCATTTTTACAATCTAGTCGATCAGAAACTGATCTGGAGCAAGAAGCTGGAAAAAAAGCGAACCAGCGGTTATTACTCAAATTCCTATACTCGGCTTCGACCGGCTCATCTGGCGAGTGCGACAACTCTGTTACACCAGCATCATCCTTCTATAGCAGTACGAACCAAAGGAATGATTGCTGCCGCTAATGCAGACTATACTTGTTATTACAGCCGCCGAAAAATTGTGCTCGTTGATACAAGAACTGGAAAAGTACGCTGGACTCATGACAACCTCGATCAAGAAACCAGAGTCCTTGGAGATGACCGCCTGATCTATCTGGTCACTCGAGATCGAGTCACCAGAAAAATCCTACGTGTCAGCGATGGACAACAGACAGATTTAAAAAACATAAATCATTCTCTCCAAAATGTCATCTATCAAAACGATTCTGCATTTGTTGCAATTGAATCAGAGTCAAACGGAAAGAAAAAAGAGCAAACTTCGATCTACAGCTTTCATTCACAGTCAACAGAACATCTCTGGGATCTGGATTTTCCCAAAGACTCGCTCTTTGGAATTTTTGATTACCATTATCTCTCTGTTTTGAGCCCTTCAGGAGAACTGTTCCTTGTCGATCTACGCACAGGTAAAAAGTCGGTTTTAGAATCCATTCCCCCAGCCGAACTCAAAAAATATCGAAATTTCTATCTTATCTCAGATGGGAAATACATTTACTTTGTCACCCATTCTCAGTCAAGTAACTCCATTTCCGTGAATGCTCCTTCAATTCCCATCAATGGAGTGCTTTATGTTTTCGATCGCCAAACTGGGAAGAAAATTTGGAATCAATCATTTAAGAAACAACATCTTGTTCTAAACACACAAAATCTGTTACCTGTCATTTTACTTGTCTCAAGAGACTATAAGCGTACGGGAAACCGTGCCACCAGTATTGTGCATCTGCAAGCCGTGGATAAGCAAACAGGAAAAAACCTACTCACCTGGAAAGCGCCCCTTGGCTCCAATATCCATACAGTTGCCGTAGATCAACGGCAAAAAATCATTGAAATTCTAACACATAATGCACGAATTCGATTATACGACACAGATGTATTAGCGAACGGCGCCCCGATTGCTCCTGTTCTGGAACAACTACCAGAAAAGAATTAG
- the pth gene encoding aminoacyl-tRNA hydrolase translates to MKVVVGLGNPGKKYERTRHNVGFDVLSELAGWHNISSFKSQFEAELGEFSFADDKVLLVAPQTFMNLSGRCVAALVKFFKLPSTDLMVVCDDMNLPVGRLRMRGAGSAGGQKGLQNIIQSLNTQDIPRLRIGVGRPPAGFSGADYVLGRFSPNESELITQAVHSAASGIECWVQNGLEIAMNQVNSPES, encoded by the coding sequence GTGAAAGTGGTCGTAGGGCTGGGAAACCCCGGTAAAAAATACGAGCGAACGCGCCACAATGTTGGTTTTGACGTTCTGTCTGAATTGGCGGGCTGGCATAACATATCCAGTTTCAAGAGTCAATTTGAGGCAGAGTTGGGTGAGTTTTCGTTTGCGGATGATAAAGTTTTACTGGTTGCACCGCAAACTTTTATGAATTTAAGTGGCCGCTGCGTTGCGGCTTTGGTAAAGTTTTTCAAACTACCTTCGACTGATTTAATGGTAGTTTGTGATGATATGAACTTACCAGTTGGACGGCTTCGCATGCGGGGAGCTGGTTCGGCCGGTGGTCAAAAAGGGTTACAAAACATCATTCAGAGCTTGAATACCCAGGATATTCCCCGTTTAAGAATCGGAGTGGGACGACCACCCGCGGGTTTTTCAGGCGCGGATTATGTATTGGGGCGTTTTTCACCTAATGAATCTGAGCTCATCACTCAGGCAGTACATTCTGCTGCAAGTGGGATTGAGTGTTGGGTTCAAAATGGACTTGAAATTGCCATGAATCAGGTGAACTCACCTGAATCATGA
- a CDS encoding 50S ribosomal protein L25, producing MSDDFVLQKISAFKRDKLGSIESNRVRRAGRIPAVVYGHGQEPAHISVEDTDLQNLIKNRERVFEIDLDGQVEETMLRDIQWDTFGNHILHVDLMRINASERVTVEVQVRLRGTSPGVTSGGVLEQPLHSLELDCLAHNIPDNISIRINTLEIGDSIHISDVEVPRGAKLHHPEDQVVVHVIAPKGEEEVVATEEETPEVTAE from the coding sequence ATGTCAGACGATTTTGTATTGCAGAAAATCAGTGCTTTCAAGCGGGATAAATTAGGGTCGATTGAAAGTAACCGTGTACGTCGAGCGGGCCGAATTCCTGCTGTCGTCTATGGCCATGGTCAGGAGCCTGCCCATATTAGCGTCGAAGATACTGATTTGCAGAATCTCATCAAGAACCGTGAACGGGTTTTTGAAATTGATCTGGATGGTCAAGTCGAAGAAACAATGCTGAGGGACATCCAATGGGATACCTTCGGTAATCATATTTTGCATGTGGATCTAATGCGTATTAATGCTTCAGAACGTGTGACCGTCGAAGTTCAGGTTCGATTGCGAGGAACTTCGCCTGGAGTTACGTCTGGTGGTGTGCTGGAGCAGCCTTTGCACTCCCTGGAGTTGGACTGTTTGGCCCATAATATTCCGGACAACATTTCAATTCGTATCAACACACTGGAGATTGGTGATTCAATTCACATTAGTGATGTGGAGGTGCCTCGTGGGGCCAAACTACACCATCCCGAAGATCAGGTCGTAGTCCATGTGATTGCTCCTAAGGGAGAAGAGGAAGTCGTAGCGACAGAAGAAGAAACTCCCGAGGTAACAGCAGAATAG
- the rpsF gene encoding 30S ribosomal protein S6, which yields MSVAEKKAVMVNYEGMFLLDSGKFAADHEGTISHLMEILEKAGAEVVAHRPWQDGKLAYEIEGHMKGLHYLVYFKMPGSGMDVITRACHLSDIVIRQLVIKQPLTLFDAMVAAIDPATSAEPQPIEEVKEEKVDIDLEAPDYDAIDDVDE from the coding sequence TTGTCTGTAGCAGAGAAAAAAGCGGTTATGGTCAATTATGAAGGAATGTTCCTGTTGGACAGTGGCAAGTTTGCTGCTGATCACGAAGGAACCATTTCCCACTTGATGGAAATTTTAGAAAAAGCAGGTGCAGAAGTCGTAGCTCACCGTCCCTGGCAGGATGGGAAGCTTGCCTATGAAATTGAAGGGCACATGAAAGGGCTGCACTATCTGGTTTATTTCAAAATGCCTGGCAGTGGGATGGATGTCATTACCCGTGCTTGCCATTTGAGCGATATTGTCATTCGTCAGTTGGTGATCAAACAGCCACTAACTTTGTTTGATGCGATGGTAGCCGCAATTGATCCTGCAACATCTGCTGAACCGCAACCGATTGAAGAAGTGAAAGAAGAAAAAGTTGATATTGATCTGGAAGCTCCCGATTATGATGCAATTGATGATGTCGACGAATAA